The Aneurinibacillus uraniidurans genome segment CACGAGAGTTTGCAACACCCGAAGTCGGTGAGGTAACCGCAAGGAGCCAGCCGCCGAAGGTGGGGTAGATGATTGGGGTGAAGTCGTAACAAGGTATCCGTACCGGAAGGTGCGGATGGATCACCTCCTTTCTATGGAGACTTTGCACATGTCGAGATTTCACTGTTCAGTTTTCCAGGAACAAACCTGGAAATTTCATATGTTATACATGAGATGTGGGGGTATAGCTCAGCTGGGAGAGCGCCTGCCTTGCAAGCAGGAGGTCAGCGGTTCGATCCCGCTTACCTCCACCATGTCCGGTGACGATGGCAAAAGGGTCACACCTGTTCCCATCCCGAACACAGAAGTTAAGTCTTTTAGCGCCGATGGTACTTGGGGGGCAACTCCCTGGGAGAGTAGGACGTCGCCGGGCCGGAATTAATCTTGCGATTGGTTCTGCATCATACACGCACCTTGAAAACTGAATCGAAACAAACGTAAGCTAAGGATTTATATCCAAAGTATAGACCTTTTAAGGTGAAACCAATTTTGGTTAAGCTACAAAGGGCGCACGGTGGATGCCTTGGCGCTAGGAGCCGATGAAGGACGTGGCGAACGACGAAATGCTTCGGGGAGCTGTAAGCGAGCTTTGATCCGAAGATGTCCGAATGGGGAAACCCACTGCCCGTAATGGGGTAGTACTCCTGTCTGAATCCATAGGACAGGGAGAGGCATACCAGGGGAACTGAAACATCTAAGTACCCTGAGGAAGAGAAAACAATAGTGATTCCGTCAGTAGCGGCGAGCGAACGCGGAGTAGCCCAAACCAGAAGGTTCGCCTTCTGGGGTTGTAGGGCGTCTCACATGGAGTTACAAAAGACAGTCATAGATGAAGCGGTCTGGAAAGGCCCGTCAGAGAAGGTAACAACCCTGTAGTCGAAATGACTGTCTCTCCGAGACGTACCCTGAGTAGGGCGGGACACGTGAAACCCCGTCTGAATCCGGGAGGACCATCTCCCAAGGCTAAATACTCCCTAGCGACCGATAGTGAACCAGTACCGTGAGGGAAAGGTGAAAAGCACCCCGGGAGGGGAGTGAAAGAGAACCTGAAACCGTGTGCCTACAACTAGTCGGAGCACAATTAATGTGTGACGGCGTGCCTTTTGTAGAATGAACCGGCGAGTTACGATTACGTGCGAGGTTAAGGCGGATAGGCCGGAGCCGTAGCGAAAGCGAGTCTGAATAGGGCGAATGAGTACGTGGTCGTAGACCCGAAACCGTGTGATCTACCCATGTCCAGGGTGAAGGTGCGGTAACACGCACTGGAGGCCCGAACCCACGCACGTTGAAAAGTGCGGGGATGAGGTGTGGGTAGCGGAGAAATTCCAATCGAACTCGGAGATAGCTGGTTCTCCCCGAAATAGCTTTAGGGCTAGCCTCGGATGCCTGTACTGGAGGTAGAGCACTGATTGGACGCGGGCCCCTCGCGGGGTACCAAATTCAGTCAAACTCCGAATGCCAGATACAGACGGTCCGGGAGTCAGACTGCGAGTGCTAAGATCCGTAGTCAAAAGGGAAACAGCCCAGATCACCAGCTAAGGTCCCTAAATCTACGCTAAGTGGGAAACGATGTGGAGTTGCCCAGACAACCAGGATGTTGGCTTAGAAGCAGCCACCATTTAAAGAGTGCGTAATAGCTCACTGGTCGAGTGACTCTGCGCGGAAAATGTAACGGGGCTAAGCGTAGTACCGAAGCTGTGGATTGCACCGTATGGTGCAGTGGTAGGGGAGCGTTCCTACAGCGGTGAAGTCAGACCGGAAGGACTGGTGGAGCGGTAGGAAGTGAGAATGCCGGTGTAAGTAGCGAAAAGAAAGGTGAGAATCCTTTCCGCCGAAAGCCTAAGGGTTCCTGAGGAAGGCTCGTCCTCTCAGGGTTAGTCGGGACCTAAGCCGAGGCTGAAAAGCGTAGGCGATGGACAACAGGTTGAAATTCCTGTACTACCTCCACTCCGTTTGAGCAACGGGGGGACGCAGGAGGGTAGGGTGAGCAGACTGCTGGTTATGTCTGTCCAAGCAGTGAGGCGTGTGTATAGGCAAATCCGTACACTGTAACGCCAGGCTGTGATGGCGAGCGAATTAAAGTAGCGAAGTCCCTGATCTCACACTGCCAAGAAAAGCCTCTAGCGAGGAGTGAGGTACCCGTACCGCAAACCGACACAGGTAGGCGAGGAGAGAATCCTAAGGCGCGCGAGAAAACTCTTGCTAAGGAACTCGGCAAAATGACCCCGTAACTTCGGGAGAAGGGGTGCCCCGGTAGCGTGTCAAAGCGCGAGGGGGCCGCAGTGAAAAGGCCCAAGCGACTGTTTAGCAAAAACACAGGTCTCTGCGAAGCCGCAAGGCGAAGTATAGGGGCTGACGCCTGCCCGGTGCTGGAAGGTTAAGGGGAAAGGTTAGCCGCAAGGCGAAGCTTTGAACCGAAGCCCCAGTAAACGGCGGCCGTAACTATAACGGTCCTAAGGTAGCGAAATTCCTTGTCGGGTAAGTTCCGACCCGCACGAAAGGCGTAACGACTTGGGCACTGTCTCGGCAAGAGACTCGGTGAAATCATACTACCTGTGAAGATGCAGGTTACCCGCGACAAGACGGAAAGACCCCATGGAGCTTTACTGCAGCCTGATATTGAATGCTGGTATTGTTTGTACAGGATAGGTGGGAGCCGTTGAATCCGGACCGTCAGGTTCGGGGGAGGCGTCCTTGGGATACCACCCTGACAATGCTGGCCTTCTCACTTGCATCCCTTACCGGGATGAAGGACCGTGTCAGGCGGGCAGTTTGACTGGGGCGGTCGCCTCCTAAAAGGTAACGGAGGCGCCCAAAGGTTCCCTCAGAATGGTTGGAAATCATTCGCAGAGTGTAAAGGCACAAGGGAGCTTGACTGCGAGACCTACAAGTCGAGCAGGGACGAAAGTCGGGCTTAGTGATCCGGTGGTTCCGCATGGAAGGGCCATCGCTCAACGGATAAAAGCTACCCTGGGGATAACAGGCTTATCTCCCCCAAGAGTCCACATCGACGGGGAGGTTTGGCACCTCGATGTCGGCTCATCGCATCCTGGAGCTGAAGTAGGTTCCAAGGGTTGGGCTGTTCGCCCATTAAAGCGGTACGCGAGCTGGGTTCAGAACGTCGTGAGACAGTTCGGTCCCTATCTGTCGTGGGCGCAGGAAATTTGAGAGGAGCTGTCCTTAGTACGAGAGGACCGGGATGGACGCACCGCTGGTGCACCAGTTGTTCCGCCAGGAGCACAGCTGGGTAGCTATGTGCGGACGGGATAAGCGCTGAAAGCATCTAAGCGTGAAGCCCCCCTCAAGATGAGATTTCCCACAGCATAAGCTGGTAAGACCCCTTATAGATGATGAGGTAGATAGGTTCGAGGTGGAAGTGCAGCAATGTACGGAGCTGACGAATACTAATCGGTCGAGGGCTTAACCAATACAACTTACGTTACGTTTCGATTCAGTTTTGAAGGTGTTACACACTTTCATTGATGATGGAGGTTCTGCTAAAGGCAGCGCACGTCCTGTGCACAACGCAGAACGACCAACATCCTATTGGTCCGCAGTAGCTCAGTCGGTAGAGCAATCGGCTGTTAACCGATCGGTCGCTGGTTCGAGTCCGGCCTGCGGAGCCATGGCCCGTTGGAGAAGCGGCTTAACTCACATGCCTTTCACGCATGCATTCAGGGGTTCGAATCCCCTACGGGTCACCATATGGAGGATTAGCTCAGCTGGGAGAGCATCTGCCTTACAAGCAGAGGGTCGGCGGTTCGATCCCGTCATCCTCCATCCTTATTTTAAATGCGGAGCCGTGGTGAAGTTGGAGTTCACGCTGGACTGTCACTCCGGAGGTCGCGGGTTCGAGTCCCGTCGGCTCCGCCATTTATTCAAACATCGTTTTATGGCTCGGTAGCTCAGTTGGTAGAGCAGAGGACTGAAAATCCTCGTGTCGGCGGTTCGATTCCGTCCCGAGCCACCATATGCCGGTGTAGCTCAACTGGTAGAGCACCTGACTTGTAATCAGGGGGTTGAGGGTTCAAGTCCTTTCGCCGGCACCATTTTTACTAAAGGTTTTACTTTCTATATTTTCGGAGGGGTAGCGAAGTGGCTAAACGCGGCGGACTGTAAATCCGCTCCCTGTGGGTTCGGCGGTTCGAATCCGTCCCCCTCCACCAGTTTTATTGGGGTATAGCCAAGCGGTAAGGCAACGGACTTTGACTCCGTCACTCCCTGGTTCGAATCCAGGTACCCCAGCCATTTTATAGCGAGCCATTAGCTCAGTTGGTAGAGCACCTGACTTTTAATCAGGGTGTCACTGGTTCGAGTCCAGTATGGCTCATCACTTTATAGCTACTCCACATGGGAGTAGCTTTTTTATGTTCAAGGACTGGCTCTTATCTAGAGAATGGAAGAGGCAGTATGCTATACTTAACAAATAAGCAAAAGAAAATGGAGGGGCATATGGCCAAGCAGCAATACGCGCCAAAAAAAGAAGGCAAGATTGTTCCCATTCGTATGGATGCAACATTTTATAATAATCGTGCGCTCAAATATCTCGATAAGCTTAACTTCCAGAAAGCGCTCCGTTATTTTCGGAAAGCCATTGAACTGGAACCGAACAATCCAGACTATTACTGCAGTATGGCTGGCGTACTCGCTGAACTGGAAAAGTACGATGAATCAAATCGTATACTCTGGCATGTACTTGAAGAAATTGATTGTAAAATAAATGAATGCTATTTTTATCTCGCCAGCAATTATGCTAACTTGCTGGAGTTTGAGTTGGCCGAACAATATGTAGCAAAATATCTCGAACTAGCTCCTGATTCTTTATATACAGAAGAAGCCGAGGATCTGCTTGACTATATTGATTTTCAGCTTCAATCGATACCGCGAGAGCGTGAAACGGGAGAAAATCAGGAAGTTACCCTTTTGCATGATCGTGCTCGCCGCCTGCTAGAAGAAGGACGTTTCTCCGAGGCATCTAAAATACTTATCAAAATTCATACAGAACACCCCGATTTCATTGCTGCGCGTAATAATCTGGCGTTATGTTTCTATTATATGGGCCGCTTTGAAAAAGCAATGGATACGATTCTTTCTGTCCTGGAAGAAGAACCGCACAACATACATGCTCTCTGTAACCTCGCCGTATTTTACTCCCATCTGCGGGACAAAGAGAAACTTCTTGATCTACTTACCCTACTGAAAAAAATTGTGCCGTATCATTTTGATCAATCCTATAAACTTGCTACAACGCTTGGAATCTTAGGGGAGGATGAAGCAGCATACTTTCTTTTTAGTAAAATGATTGCGCAAACAGGACTGGGAGACGTACATCTGCTTCATTATGGTGCAGTAGCTGCTTATAATACCGGCCGCTTTGACGAGGCAGAAAGCCTCTGGAAAAAAATCGAGCGTCTTGATCCTGATGAGTCCATTGCCGCCTATTACTTGACTCAGGTGGAACAGAAGCGGAATGGTCAGTCGGCATTGCCAGGGGCTTCCTACCATTACCAAACACCGATTTCCGATGATATCCTTCGAATAGAAGCCGCGCGTGAGTTGAGTGAGAAATGTAAGAAAGATCCGCTTATTCGCGCCTCGTTTCTTTGGGCGCTTCGCTTCGGGGATCAAGACACGAAGCTGCAGGTCATACATGCGGCGGAATATTTGCAAGATGACGAGATTGAGGAAGCGCTTCGTCAATTTCTGTTGAATCCAGTAGAGGACGACCATTTGAAAGAAGCTGTGATCTTGGTGCTTCAGAAGATGGGAGCAGCTGAGCCGTATCGTGCTGTTATGGAAGATCGGGAACATCTTGTACAGGTTAATCCCCATGTTCACTCTCTTCCCGTATGGCATGATAAATGGCAGCAGGTTATTGACTGTCTCGAACATCATATGCAAGATCAGTATGATCTGCTCGAACAGCAGGAAGCACGTGCCCTATGGTTTGACTATCTCGCGCAGGCTTACCCGAATATTCCTGTGATCCGCAAACAGGAGACATGGGCAGCTTCACTGGAGTATGCCGTTGCACAATTGCATAATCGTAGTGTGACGAAGGAAGAAGTGGCCAGCCGCTATGGTGTTTCGGCGGTCTCACTGACCAAAAATTATCGACTTTTATGCGAAGTATGCAGATCATTTACGGAATAAGGATAAAATCAACAAAAAATAAGCATATACGTGAACCCCGGTACATACCGGGGTATATGTTTGTAGAGAAGTGTAGTATAGTAGTAGACAAGTTTGGCAAACCGATATATGATAAACACATTAAATCGAAATATATCGATGAATAAGAGTATTGAACCTATGATTGGGTATGATATTGATAAATGGGAGGTTGTAACGATGAGTGAACAAAAAGTATATGATGTAATCATTGCTGGTGCCGGTCCGGCAGGGATGACAGCAGCTGTATACACATCCCGTGCGAATATGAGCACCCTGATGCTTGAGCGAGGAATTCCGGGTGGTCAAATGGCCAATACAGAAGAAATTGAGAACTATCCAGGCTACGAGTCCATTCTCGGCCCGGATTTATCTACTAAAATGTTCGAACATGCGAAAAAATTTGGTGCGGAATACCAGTATGGAGACATTACAGAGGTAATTGACGATGAACCGTACAAAACCGTTAAAGTAGGCGAGAAAGAATTCAAAGCAAAATCGTTAATTATTGCAACTGGTGCGGAGCATCGCGAACTTGGCGTACCCGGTGAAAAAGAATTAGCTGGACGAGGTGTATCATACTGCGCGGTATGTGATGGCGCATTTTTCCGCAACAAGGAACTGGTTGTCGTGGGCGGAGGCGATTCTGCGGTAGAAGAAGGTGTTTTTCTTACGCGCTTTGCCTCTAAAGTAACCATCATTCATCGTCGGGGTGAACTGCGTGCTCAGAAAATTTTACAGAAGCGTGCATTTGAAAATGAAAAAATCGAGTTCATCTGGAATACAGAAGTAAAAGAAATTCGCGGCGAAAATGTCGTACAATCTTTGGTGCTGCACAATCGAGAAACCGGTGAAGAAACAGAGTTCAAAGCAGATGGTGTATTCATTTATGTCGGCATGGACCCGATCTCAAATGCTGTGAGAAATCTTGGCATTACGAATGAAGCTGGGTATATCGAGACGGACGAGCGTATGGGGACACGTGTACCGGGCATCTTCGCGGCGGGAGATGTACGGGAGAAAACTCTGCGTCAGGTTGTAACGGCAACGGGCGATGGAGCAGATGCAGCGCTATCCGCGCAGCATTATGTCGAGTCGTTGGATGAGCGACTAAAGGAAGAAGCAGCGGCTCAATAAAATGATTACACTTTTTTCATAAAGCTGTAATCATTTCGAAACATAGAAGTAGTATAGTAAGAAGTAAGTAATTGACCCCTTTATACTCATTCTCTTGGACGTAGACATGTATTGTCTGCGTTCTTTTTTTGTATTGTTTGCTCGGATGTGTTTTAATGAAGGAAAGGACAGTGCGACTGGACGGGGTTTGACAAACTTTTTGTACGGGAAGTGAATACAATGAAAGAAAAGCAAATAAATGAGATCAATTTATTAATTATTACAGGGATGTCTGGAGCGGGAAAAACGGTTGCCGTACAGAAACTTGAGGACTTAGGATTTTTCTGCGTCGATAACCTTCCACCGGTATTGATTCCGAAGTTTGCGGAGTTGATTGACCAGTCAGGAGGGCGTATTGAGAAAGTCGCGCTTGTGATTGACCTTAGGGGACGTGAGTTTTTTGATTCACTTTCCGAATCATTAGAACGCATTCATGATATGGAGAATATTTCATATCAAATCATCTTTTTAGATGCGAGCGATGAGACATTGGTACAGCGTTATAAAGAAACACGCCGGAATCATCCACTCGCGCAACATGGGTTACCGCTTGAGGGAATTCGGGCGGAACGGAAGCTGCTTGAAGAGTTCAAAGGTCTGGCAAATTTAATTATTGATACAACGCATTTAAAACCTGTATCATTAAAGGAAAAAATTAGTGGGATATTTGGCCAGATGACGCAAAGTCTCACCGTTAACATTCAGTCATTCGGCTTTAAATATGGTGTTCCGATTGATGCTGACCTTGTATTTGATGTTCGATTTTTGCCGAACCCACATTATGTAGATACACTGCGCCCTAAAACGGGTAAAGATGCAGAAGTATCGGAGTATGTGTTTAAATGGGATGTAACACAAGAGTTTTTACAAAAATTGACGGACCTTCTTGACTTTACACTTCCACATTACCAGCAAGAAGGCAAAAGCCAGCTGGTAATTGGAATTGGATGCACCGGTGGTAAGCACCGATCAGTGGCGATTACAGAATATTTGGCAGCACGATATGAGGATGAGTATAATGTTCGTGTAACGCATCGGGAAATGGAGAGGGGTCTCACATAGAGGTGTAGAATGAATACGACGTCGTATAAACCCCGTGTGGTAGTAATTGGGGGAGGAACGGGGCTTTCGGTCCTGCTTCGGGGTTTGAAAAAGCAGCCGATTGATATTACAGCTATTGTGACCGTAGCGGATGATGGGGGAAGCTCAGGTAGGCTTCGGTGTGAGTTGCAAATGCCGCCTCCAGGTGACATCCGCAACGTGCTTGTGGCGCTTGCAGATACAGAACCGTTGCTTGAAAAGTTGTTACAGCATCGCTTTGTGAATGGGACCGGCATTGCCGGACATTCCCTTGGCAATCTGCTTCTTGCTGGCCTGACCGAAATTAGTGATGGAGACTTTGTGCAGGCCATTGAACAATTAAGTCACGTTCTCGCTGTGCGCGGTCGTGTGCTACCTGCTGCTAGGCACTCGATTGTGTTACATGCAGAGATGGAAGATGGCACGATTGTGTCAGGGGAGTCCATCATTCCAAAGTCAGGCAAACGAATTAAGCGTGTATTTATTGACCAGAAAAATGTGAAAGCGCTTGACGATGCGGTTACCGCACTTCGGGAAGCAGATGCCATTTTACTTGGTCCGGGCAGCTTATATACAAGTGTGCTGCCAAATTTACTCGTTCCAGGCATTGTAGAGGCGATTCGCGAGAGCCGGGCTGTAAAGGCGTATATTTGTAATGTAATGACGCAACCTGGAGAAACAGACGGTTACACGATGGAAGATCATGTGCGAGCCATCTCGGATCATGTGGGTGACTCGCTTTTTCAATATGTCATTGTGAATAATGGATATATCCCTGATGAAATTAAAGCCCTGTACGCTGAAAAAGGAGCTCAGCCTGTCGTATATAAAGCTGAGCAGGCGGTAGGGTATCATATTATTGCCGATAACCTGCTTGTGTATGATAATGCTGCTTTGCGTCATGATGCCGCTAGGCTCAGTCAGATTATCCTCGGGTTACTTGGCGCCAAAGTATGAGGTGATTGTATGTCGTTTGCTGCGCAGACAAAAAAAGAACTGACCCAGCTTAAGACATCAGGCTGCTGCGATAAGGCAGAGCTGACCGCACTGATTCGAATGAATGGTTCGCTTCAATTTGGCGGAAAGCGGTTTGTACTTGATGTAATGACGGAGAATGCGGCGATTGCGCGGCGCATTTATTCGCTTGTCAAAACAATTTTCCAGATTAACGCGGAGCTCCTTGTACGCAGAAAAATGCGTTTGAAAAAGAACAATGTGTACATTGTGCGCATTCCGCAGCAGGCGCGGGAGATTTTAGAAGATCTTGGTATCATGATCGAAGGAACCTTTTATTATGGAATATCAGCGAGCATTATTGTTAACGAATGCTGCAAACGTGCGTATTTGCGGGGCGCATTCTTAGCAGGTGGGTCCGTGAATCACCCGGAGGCATCGAGCTATCACCTGGAGGTTTTCTCGTCTCACCAGGAGCACTGCGAGAAGCTGGTGGAGCTGGCAAACTATTTTGATTTGAATGCCCGTTGTATCGAGCGCAAAAAAGGGCACATTATGTATATTAAAGAAGGCGAAAAAATTGCAGAATTCCTGCGGATCATTGAAGCTCACCAGGCGCTGTTTTTTTTCGAAGATGTCCGTATCGTCAAAGAAATGAAAAACTCGGCCAATCGTCTGAACAATTGTGACATGGCGAATCTGAACAAAACAGTGGCGGCTGCTATGCAGCAGATCGAGAATATTATGCTGATTGACCGCCATATGGGGCTTGCTAATTTGCCGGATCGACTGCGGGAAGTAGCAGAGCTTCGCCTTCAGCACCGCGACATGAATCTGGCTGAACTGGGAGAGATGGTGCCGAGCGGCAAGGTTAGCAAGTCGGGAATTAACCATCGTTTGCGAAAAATTAACGAAATCGCCTCGAAATTACGCGCTAATGAGGTAAAATCGCAAGAATAATACGTATAATCATGGTATAATTGAAAAAAACTTTAGCCTAGTTAGGGTAGGAGGCGTATCATGCACGCGCAGGAAAGCGTTACAGTAAAATTAAAAACAGGACTGCAAGCTCGTCCGGCGGCCTTTTTCGTTCAGGAAGCAAACCGCTATGCGGCAGAAGTCTTTATTGAAAAAGACAACAAGAAAGTAAATGCGAAGAGTATTATGGGTGTAATGAGCCTAGCTGTCAGCACGGGAACGGACATTATTATCAGTGCGGATGGTTCAGATGCGGAAGAGGCTGTGAAGAATCTTACGCAGATGGTACAGAAGGAAGAATAGGGTGTACACATCATATAGAAATCAAAAAAACCGGTATGCACATATGTGCTACCGGTTTTTTTGATGAGTATTACTTTTTGTCGAGACTTTCAATGACTTTATCAACAAGACCGTATTCTTTCGCTTCTTGTGCACTCATGAAGTAGTCGCGATCTGTATCTTTCTCTACTCGTTCAAGCGGCTGGCCGGAACGATCCGCAATGATGCGATTTAGGCTGTCGCGCATTTTAAGAATGCGAGTAGCAGCAATCTGAATGTCAGATGCTTGACCTTGTGCCCCACCGAGCGGCTGGTGAATCATGACTTCACTGTTTGGGAGCGCATAGCGTTTGCCTGGCGCACCTGCTGTCAGTAAGAAAGCACCCATGGAAGCTGCCATCCCTACGCAAATCGTAGATACGTCCGGTTTGATGAATTGCATTGTATCATAAATCGCCATCCCTGCCGTAATGGAGCCACCTGGACTATTGATGTATAGGCTAATATCTTTATCCGGATCCTCTGCGGTAAGGAACAGAAGCTGCGCCACCACGCTATTGGCAACCTGGTCATTAATACCTGTACCCAGGAAGATAATCCGGTCTTTTAAAAGGCGGGAGTAGATGTCGTAGGCGCGTTCGCCACGATTGGTTTGTTCGATAACTGTAGGAATCAAATTCACTGATACTTCCTCCTCTCGTATATATGTATATAGTACAACGATGGTCAAAAAAGGTCAAATGAAAACACGTACTATACCATACTAGTTATATGCTTTTTTTTCATTTTTTAATCCTGATAAACGTCTGTCGACTTATTGAAGATTAGGAGAACCTTTGTCGAAAGTACAGAATAATCTAAAAAAATATGTATAATTAACAGCAAGACGAATATAGATATCGTTATGGAACAGCGAAAGGGGCGTATAAACATGAGGCAGTATGATGAATATATCGGAAAAATGATAGAATTAACGTATAACGATTTGGATGGAGAAACAGTGTGCGCCATCGGTCGCATTCTTTATACACTAAAAGAGCGGGCGTTTGTGTTTGAAATGGTAGACATGGGGAGACAAATGATCGTATATAATCGCCACGTGCAGGCGTGTAAAGAGATACCGCTGACACCTCCGAATTTTTCTTCCAATATCGTGCCAGATTACTTCGCATAACTGTGCAAATGAGCGAGGAGGAAGCAAATATTGAAGCAATCATTTCAATTGTGGCGGACAGAAGAGCTGAGCATTCGCGGTGATGTATTTGTTGCGAGTGAAGCTGATCGGGCAGGAATATACCCTGTTGTTGTGATCTGCCATGGATTTAAAGGATTCAAGGATTGGGGGATGTTTCCGCGCATTGGGGAGCATCTCGCAGCGCATGGATTTGTCGCGATAACCTTTAACTTCTCGGGCAATGGTGTTGGAGATGACCCAGAAACATTCGGTGAATTAGAAAAGTTTGGACGCAACACATATCGGCAGGAACTTGATGATCTTGCTTTTTTGATCGCCGCGATCAAGGCGAAGGAATTGCCGCTTGCTTCGTATATGGATACGGAGCGTATTGGGCTTATGGGGCATAGCAAAGGTGGAGGGGATACCATTCTGTATGCGGCCTCGCATCCAGGTCAGATGGCTGCGCTTGTCACCTGGAATGGGATTTCACATGTAGATGTGTTCGGAGCAGATGTACGCCGCCAGATCGAGGAGGGGGGGACGGGTTATATTATGAATGGCCGCACGAAGCAGAACATGCCGATTGAAAAGGTTGTGCTCGATGATATTGACCAGAATGCGGCTGCTTATGATATTCCGGCGCGTGCTGCCGAGCTTGCTACCCCTCTTCTGATTGTGCAGGGACGAGACGATTTTGCCCGCCTTGTAAAGGGAGCGCCAGTCATTGCGGAGCGAGCACAAGATGCTGCGCTGCATTGGGTAGAAGGCGCAGGCCATACTTTTAATACCGTTCATCCATATCAAGGGGATACGAAGGAATTGCAGGAAGCCCTTGAAGTGACTACGGAGTTCTTTACGAAACATTTAGTATAAAAAACGAGTGCGGCTTCTCTCTGTGAGAAGACCTGCACTCGTTTTTTTATTTTTGAATCAGTGGTTTCTGGTTATCTGCCCAAACCCACTCGTCCAAAATTTTATCGGCTCGAACGCCAATTCCTTCAGCTGCTTCTACAGGCATGTAGGTGGTGACGATGAAATATTTGCCATTGTGTTCACCAATCAATGCACTACCGCCATACGGTGCTCCGTTTTTGATGCTGTCGATGTTAAATTCTTTTTTGGTCCAAGTATAGTTTTTTTCAGCTGCTTCGTTAGTTACCTCTTTATTTTTCTTTACCCAGGTCACGGCTGCTTGCTCAGAAGAAAGATTAGGTGGAAATTCAACTTTGATAAACATGT includes the following:
- a CDS encoding tetratricopeptide repeat protein; its protein translation is MAKQQYAPKKEGKIVPIRMDATFYNNRALKYLDKLNFQKALRYFRKAIELEPNNPDYYCSMAGVLAELEKYDESNRILWHVLEEIDCKINECYFYLASNYANLLEFELAEQYVAKYLELAPDSLYTEEAEDLLDYIDFQLQSIPRERETGENQEVTLLHDRARRLLEEGRFSEASKILIKIHTEHPDFIAARNNLALCFYYMGRFEKAMDTILSVLEEEPHNIHALCNLAVFYSHLRDKEKLLDLLTLLKKIVPYHFDQSYKLATTLGILGEDEAAYFLFSKMIAQTGLGDVHLLHYGAVAAYNTGRFDEAESLWKKIERLDPDESIAAYYLTQVEQKRNGQSALPGASYHYQTPISDDILRIEAARELSEKCKKDPLIRASFLWALRFGDQDTKLQVIHAAEYLQDDEIEEALRQFLLNPVEDDHLKEAVILVLQKMGAAEPYRAVMEDREHLVQVNPHVHSLPVWHDKWQQVIDCLEHHMQDQYDLLEQQEARALWFDYLAQAYPNIPVIRKQETWAASLEYAVAQLHNRSVTKEEVASRYGVSAVSLTKNYRLLCEVCRSFTE
- a CDS encoding alpha/beta hydrolase family protein, whose product is MKQSFQLWRTEELSIRGDVFVASEADRAGIYPVVVICHGFKGFKDWGMFPRIGEHLAAHGFVAITFNFSGNGVGDDPETFGELEKFGRNTYRQELDDLAFLIAAIKAKELPLASYMDTERIGLMGHSKGGGDTILYAASHPGQMAALVTWNGISHVDVFGADVRRQIEEGGTGYIMNGRTKQNMPIEKVVLDDIDQNAAAYDIPARAAELATPLLIVQGRDDFARLVKGAPVIAERAQDAALHWVEGAGHTFNTVHPYQGDTKELQEALEVTTEFFTKHLV
- the rapZ gene encoding RNase adapter RapZ; this encodes MKEKQINEINLLIITGMSGAGKTVAVQKLEDLGFFCVDNLPPVLIPKFAELIDQSGGRIEKVALVIDLRGREFFDSLSESLERIHDMENISYQIIFLDASDETLVQRYKETRRNHPLAQHGLPLEGIRAERKLLEEFKGLANLIIDTTHLKPVSLKEKISGIFGQMTQSLTVNIQSFGFKYGVPIDADLVFDVRFLPNPHYVDTLRPKTGKDAEVSEYVFKWDVTQEFLQKLTDLLDFTLPHYQQEGKSQLVIGIGCTGGKHRSVAITEYLAARYEDEYNVRVTHREMERGLT
- a CDS encoding HPr family phosphocarrier protein, encoding MHAQESVTVKLKTGLQARPAAFFVQEANRYAAEVFIEKDNKKVNAKSIMGVMSLAVSTGTDIIISADGSDAEEAVKNLTQMVQKEE
- a CDS encoding gluconeogenesis factor YvcK family protein gives rise to the protein MNTTSYKPRVVVIGGGTGLSVLLRGLKKQPIDITAIVTVADDGGSSGRLRCELQMPPPGDIRNVLVALADTEPLLEKLLQHRFVNGTGIAGHSLGNLLLAGLTEISDGDFVQAIEQLSHVLAVRGRVLPAARHSIVLHAEMEDGTIVSGESIIPKSGKRIKRVFIDQKNVKALDDAVTALREADAILLGPGSLYTSVLPNLLVPGIVEAIRESRAVKAYICNVMTQPGETDGYTMEDHVRAISDHVGDSLFQYVIVNNGYIPDEIKALYAEKGAQPVVYKAEQAVGYHIIADNLLVYDNAALRHDAARLSQIILGLLGAKV
- the trxB gene encoding thioredoxin-disulfide reductase; this translates as MSEQKVYDVIIAGAGPAGMTAAVYTSRANMSTLMLERGIPGGQMANTEEIENYPGYESILGPDLSTKMFEHAKKFGAEYQYGDITEVIDDEPYKTVKVGEKEFKAKSLIIATGAEHRELGVPGEKELAGRGVSYCAVCDGAFFRNKELVVVGGGDSAVEEGVFLTRFASKVTIIHRRGELRAQKILQKRAFENEKIEFIWNTEVKEIRGENVVQSLVLHNRETGEETEFKADGVFIYVGMDPISNAVRNLGITNEAGYIETDERMGTRVPGIFAAGDVREKTLRQVVTATGDGADAALSAQHYVESLDERLKEEAAAQ
- the clpP gene encoding ATP-dependent Clp endopeptidase proteolytic subunit ClpP, with product MNLIPTVIEQTNRGERAYDIYSRLLKDRIIFLGTGINDQVANSVVAQLLFLTAEDPDKDISLYINSPGGSITAGMAIYDTMQFIKPDVSTICVGMAASMGAFLLTAGAPGKRYALPNSEVMIHQPLGGAQGQASDIQIAATRILKMRDSLNRIIADRSGQPLERVEKDTDRDYFMSAQEAKEYGLVDKVIESLDKK
- the whiA gene encoding DNA-binding protein WhiA: MSFAAQTKKELTQLKTSGCCDKAELTALIRMNGSLQFGGKRFVLDVMTENAAIARRIYSLVKTIFQINAELLVRRKMRLKKNNVYIVRIPQQAREILEDLGIMIEGTFYYGISASIIVNECCKRAYLRGAFLAGGSVNHPEASSYHLEVFSSHQEHCEKLVELANYFDLNARCIERKKGHIMYIKEGEKIAEFLRIIEAHQALFFFEDVRIVKEMKNSANRLNNCDMANLNKTVAAAMQQIENIMLIDRHMGLANLPDRLREVAELRLQHRDMNLAELGEMVPSGKVSKSGINHRLRKINEIASKLRANEVKSQE